From a single Pseudomonas sp. A34-9 genomic region:
- a CDS encoding mannose-1-phosphate guanylyltransferase/mannose-6-phosphate isomerase produces the protein MLIPVILSGGAGTRLWPVSREGHPKPFMHLPDGQSLLGKTYQRAAALLDGWGDIVTVTNREYYFQSKDHYCAAHVSRHRGHFLLEPSGRNTAPAIAAAALSLQALHGDEAIMVVMPADHLIVNQDALKTAVEHAVNLAKDGYMVTFGVIPTAPETGFGYIETGAPLDAKGAAKVQRFVEKPDLQTATHYLESGNFLWNSGMFCFTTAAVIAELQLHAPELLEQTRVCMAASAPIETVGCLQQELSPALFAEITDISIDYALMERSEKVVVVPAGFDWSDIGSWGAVAALVPADADNNRASGEAIFIDSHNNFVQSDGRLVATVGVDNLIVVDTADAVLVAHADRAQDVRRVAKQLKDKSHEAYRLHRTVSRPWGTYTVLEEGPRFKIKRIVVKPGGKLSLQMHHHRNEHWVVVEGMAKVTNNGSGTTLVAKNESTFIAAGHKHRLENPGVIDLVIIEVQSGEYLGEDDIVRFEDQYGRTV, from the coding sequence ATGCTGATTCCCGTGATTCTGTCCGGCGGTGCCGGCACCCGTTTGTGGCCGGTGTCCCGCGAGGGCCACCCGAAACCATTCATGCATTTGCCCGATGGCCAGTCGCTGCTGGGCAAGACCTATCAGCGTGCGGCAGCGTTGCTCGACGGTTGGGGCGACATCGTCACGGTGACCAACCGCGAGTACTACTTCCAGAGCAAGGATCACTATTGCGCCGCCCACGTATCGCGCCATCGTGGGCACTTCCTGCTTGAGCCGAGCGGGCGCAACACGGCGCCGGCCATTGCGGCAGCGGCATTGTCGCTGCAGGCGCTGCACGGTGACGAGGCGATCATGGTGGTGATGCCCGCCGACCATTTGATCGTCAATCAGGACGCGCTGAAAACCGCGGTCGAGCACGCCGTCAATCTGGCCAAGGACGGTTATATGGTGACCTTCGGCGTGATCCCGACGGCCCCGGAAACCGGCTTCGGCTACATCGAGACCGGCGCCCCACTGGATGCCAAAGGCGCGGCGAAAGTGCAGCGCTTCGTCGAGAAACCCGACCTGCAAACCGCCACGCATTATCTGGAGAGCGGCAACTTCCTGTGGAACTCAGGCATGTTCTGCTTCACCACCGCAGCCGTGATTGCCGAGCTGCAATTGCACGCACCTGAGCTGCTGGAGCAGACCCGTGTCTGCATGGCCGCCAGCGCGCCAATCGAAACCGTTGGTTGCCTGCAGCAGGAATTGTCGCCGGCGTTGTTCGCTGAAATCACCGACATCTCCATCGACTACGCGTTGATGGAGCGCTCGGAAAAAGTCGTCGTCGTGCCCGCCGGTTTCGACTGGAGCGACATCGGTTCGTGGGGCGCCGTCGCGGCGCTGGTGCCGGCCGATGCCGACAACAACCGCGCCAGCGGCGAAGCGATCTTTATCGACAGCCATAACAACTTCGTCCAGAGCGATGGCCGGCTGGTAGCAACGGTGGGTGTGGATAACCTGATCGTGGTCGATACCGCTGACGCGGTGCTGGTGGCCCATGCCGACCGTGCGCAGGACGTACGCCGCGTGGCCAAGCAACTCAAGGACAAATCCCACGAAGCCTATCGGCTGCATCGTACCGTCAGCCGCCCGTGGGGTACTTACACTGTTCTCGAAGAAGGACCACGCTTCAAGATCAAGCGCATCGTGGTCAAACCCGGTGGCAAGCTGTCCCTGCAAATGCACCATCACCGCAACGAACACTGGGTGGTGGTAGAAGGCATGGCCAAGGTCACCAACAATGGCAGCGGCACGACGCTGGTGGCCAAGAACGAATCGACCTTCATTGCCGCCGGCCACAAGCATCGCCTGGAAAACCCCGGGGTAATCGATCTGGTGATCATCGAAGTGCAAAGCGGCGAATACCTGGGAGAGGACGACATCGTCCGCTTCGAAGACCAATACGGCAGGACGGTTTAA
- the gmd gene encoding GDP-mannose 4,6-dehydratase encodes MTKSALITGITGQDGAYLAKLLLDKGYKVYGFVARRSSDSRWRLREMGVEADIVYLDGDMADACSVQRAVIQSAPDEVYNLAAQSFVAASWNQPVTTGIVDGLGVTHLLEAIRQFSPHTRFYQASTSEMFGLIQAERQDENTPFYPRSPYGVAKLYGHWITVNYRESFNLHASSGILFNHESPLRGIEFVTRKVTDAAARIKQGKQHELALGNIDAKRDWGFAGDYVEAMWLMLQQDKPDDFVVATGVTTTVREMCRIAFDHVGLNYRDYVKIDPAFFRPAEVEVLLGNPAKAQRVLGWKPKTDLDTLIRMMMDADMKRVAKE; translated from the coding sequence ATGACAAAAAGTGCACTGATCACAGGGATCACCGGCCAGGACGGCGCGTATCTGGCCAAGCTGTTGCTCGACAAGGGCTACAAGGTTTACGGCTTCGTCGCACGGCGCAGCAGCGATTCGCGCTGGCGCTTGCGTGAGATGGGCGTAGAAGCCGACATCGTCTATCTGGACGGTGACATGGCCGATGCCTGTTCGGTACAGCGTGCGGTCATTCAATCGGCGCCGGACGAGGTCTATAACCTCGCCGCGCAGAGCTTTGTCGCCGCGTCGTGGAATCAACCGGTCACCACCGGCATCGTCGACGGCCTGGGCGTTACTCATTTGCTCGAAGCAATCCGCCAGTTCAGCCCGCACACTCGCTTTTATCAGGCATCGACCAGCGAAATGTTCGGTCTGATCCAGGCCGAACGGCAGGATGAAAACACCCCGTTCTACCCGCGCAGCCCGTACGGCGTGGCCAAACTGTACGGCCACTGGATCACCGTCAACTACCGCGAAAGCTTCAATCTGCACGCCAGCAGCGGCATCCTCTTCAACCACGAATCACCGCTGCGTGGCATCGAGTTCGTCACCCGCAAGGTCACTGACGCCGCCGCCCGCATCAAGCAGGGCAAACAGCACGAACTGGCCCTGGGCAATATCGACGCCAAGCGCGATTGGGGCTTTGCCGGTGACTACGTCGAAGCCATGTGGCTGATGCTGCAACAGGACAAGCCTGACGATTTTGTGGTCGCCACCGGCGTCACCACCACGGTACGGGAAATGTGCCGCATCGCCTTCGATCACGTCGGCCTCAACTACCGCGACTACGTGAAGATCGACCCGGCGTTTTTCCGTCCGGCCGAAGTCGAAGTGCTGCTAGGCAACCCGGCAAAAGCTCAGCGCGTACTGGGCTGGAAGCCGAAAACCGACCTGGATACCTTGATCCGCATGATGATGGATGCGGACATGAAACGCGTCGCCAAGGAGTAG
- a CDS encoding LysE family translocator, with translation MASLWLFFMALAVVYLLPGPDMILLLQTGARQGRGAALSTAIGLGVARGCHVALAALGLAALFKAAPWTFEVVRLAGAAYLLWIGMQCLRSTLLPNLNAGEAGEPHGQWREAIRRGLLTNLLNPKALLFCSVLLPQFIVNDGAPVLSQFAVLGMLLVGVGLLFDSAYALTGAALGRWLQHSPTAQRVQQWLFGSLLIGFALRLTFVQQA, from the coding sequence ATGGCGAGTCTCTGGCTGTTTTTTATGGCATTGGCGGTGGTCTATCTGTTGCCCGGCCCGGACATGATCCTGCTTCTGCAAACCGGTGCGCGACAGGGACGCGGCGCCGCACTGTCCACCGCTATCGGCCTGGGCGTTGCTCGCGGTTGCCACGTAGCGCTGGCGGCGCTGGGGCTGGCAGCGCTGTTCAAGGCTGCACCGTGGACATTCGAGGTCGTGCGGTTGGCGGGGGCGGCGTATCTGTTGTGGATCGGCATGCAATGCCTGCGCAGCACCCTGCTGCCGAACCTCAATGCGGGTGAGGCGGGTGAACCCCACGGGCAATGGCGCGAGGCGATCCGTCGCGGTCTGCTGACCAATCTGCTCAATCCCAAGGCGTTGCTGTTCTGCTCGGTGCTGCTGCCGCAGTTCATCGTCAATGACGGCGCACCGGTGCTGAGCCAGTTCGCCGTGCTCGGCATGTTGCTGGTCGGCGTCGGCCTACTGTTCGACAGCGCCTACGCCCTCACCGGCGCCGCATTGGGTCGTTGGCTGCAACACAGTCCAACGGCCCAACGCGTACAACAATGGCTGTTCGGCAGCCTGCTGATCGGTTTCGCCCTACGTCTGACCTTTGTCCAGCAGGCTTAG
- a CDS encoding DUF3142 domain-containing protein, with the protein MRFIVGLFALMVLSACKQQDAPPLDQQLYIWQRQWTPAHEAALRDSRQDFSTLRVLALQAFPNAGWSRARIDAPLLKADGRPLIAVIRLDGQLKSLDQDQVTAQILQVLADWQAQGLTLSGVEIDHDAGNARLPAYAEFLKHLRSALPSSLPMSITALPAWLGSAQLPTLLQTADSSVLQVHAVSDPRRGLFDPDQALKWAKGWARITDKPFYLALPAYGVALLPDDGGAPVVESEVQLERGGERQELRADPQQLSQLGKALREDPPPHLAGLIWFRLPLANDRRAWSLTTLRAVARGEQLKSRLGVTFSEHNGLYDIKLDNPGNLDSAWPARITLKAKSCEGADALAGYSLQQSPDLLTFTRLRDGRLPAGGQRAIGWARCAIIDQGGSHVDP; encoded by the coding sequence ATGCGGTTTATCGTCGGTCTGTTCGCGTTGATGGTGCTTTCTGCTTGCAAGCAGCAGGACGCACCTCCCCTCGACCAACAACTTTACATCTGGCAACGCCAATGGACGCCAGCCCACGAAGCGGCGCTGCGTGACAGTCGCCAGGATTTCTCGACGCTACGCGTCCTCGCGCTGCAAGCCTTTCCGAACGCGGGATGGAGTCGGGCGCGGATCGATGCGCCGTTATTGAAAGCCGACGGCCGTCCGTTGATCGCGGTGATTCGTCTCGACGGACAGCTCAAGTCGCTGGATCAGGATCAGGTCACCGCGCAGATTCTGCAGGTGCTTGCCGACTGGCAGGCGCAAGGTCTGACGCTGAGCGGTGTCGAGATCGATCACGACGCGGGTAATGCGCGTCTGCCGGCTTACGCCGAATTCCTCAAACATTTGCGCTCGGCCTTGCCCTCGTCCTTGCCAATGAGCATTACGGCATTGCCGGCCTGGCTCGGCAGTGCGCAATTGCCAACACTCCTGCAAACCGCCGACAGCAGCGTGCTGCAAGTGCACGCCGTCAGCGATCCGCGACGGGGTCTGTTCGACCCTGATCAGGCCTTGAAGTGGGCCAAGGGTTGGGCGCGCATCACTGACAAACCGTTCTATCTGGCGCTACCGGCCTATGGCGTGGCGCTGTTGCCGGATGATGGCGGGGCGCCGGTGGTGGAAAGCGAAGTGCAACTTGAGCGGGGTGGTGAGCGCCAGGAATTGCGCGCAGATCCGCAGCAATTGAGCCAACTCGGCAAGGCTTTGCGCGAAGACCCGCCGCCGCACCTGGCCGGATTGATCTGGTTTCGCCTGCCGCTGGCCAATGATCGCCGTGCCTGGAGCCTGACCACCCTGCGCGCGGTTGCCCGTGGCGAACAACTTAAAAGTCGGCTCGGCGTGACGTTCAGCGAACACAACGGTCTCTACGACATCAAACTCGACAATCCCGGCAACCTCGACAGTGCCTGGCCTGCGCGGATCACTCTCAAGGCGAAAAGCTGTGAAGGTGCCGATGCGCTCGCCGGTTACTCGTTGCAACAAAGCCCGGATCTGCTTACCTTCACCCGCCTGCGCGACGGCCGCTTGCCAGCGGGCGGGCAGCGCGCCATCGGTTGGGCGCGTTGCGCAATTATTGATCAAGGAGGTTCGCATGTTGACCCGTAA
- a CDS encoding class I SAM-dependent methyltransferase: MFERHAEPEPLFTWSPRDVGLRDAVLDGWFLNDSGELLRGFAITPDDTLLDVGCGEGAATLFAVRQGASVIFTDSEHDKVSELARQVEAKSSRPSLGLVSNSLPLPLADGCASRVVCMEVLEHVDEPEPFMAELARMGRPGALYLLSVPAPVGEHLQKGIAPPSYYQSPNHVQIFTPERFEAMIEDAGLVIEHRQATGFFWVMGMIFFWASEKAAGKDPGGAVRDRIHAPFPHLMGGWARTWEEMLDRPDGLAIKQVLDQFMPKSQVIIARKPLDAGMPDEQ; the protein is encoded by the coding sequence CTGTTCGAGCGCCACGCTGAACCGGAACCCTTGTTCACCTGGTCGCCACGCGATGTCGGTTTGCGGGATGCGGTGCTGGACGGCTGGTTTCTCAATGACAGCGGCGAATTGCTCAGGGGCTTTGCCATAACGCCTGACGACACCTTGCTCGACGTCGGTTGTGGTGAGGGCGCCGCGACGTTGTTTGCGGTACGCCAGGGCGCCTCGGTGATCTTCACCGACAGCGAACACGACAAAGTGAGCGAGCTGGCGCGTCAGGTTGAAGCCAAGAGCTCCAGGCCGAGTCTGGGGCTGGTCAGCAACAGCTTGCCCCTGCCATTGGCGGATGGCTGTGCGAGCCGGGTGGTGTGCATGGAAGTGCTGGAGCACGTCGACGAGCCCGAGCCGTTCATGGCCGAGCTGGCGCGTATGGGACGCCCTGGTGCGTTGTATCTGCTCAGCGTGCCAGCACCGGTTGGCGAGCATTTGCAGAAAGGCATTGCCCCGCCGAGTTATTACCAGTCGCCCAACCACGTGCAGATTTTTACCCCGGAGCGCTTCGAGGCAATGATCGAGGATGCCGGACTGGTCATCGAACATCGACAAGCCACCGGGTTCTTCTGGGTGATGGGGATGATTTTCTTCTGGGCCAGCGAAAAGGCTGCCGGCAAGGATCCGGGCGGTGCGGTGCGCGATCGCATTCATGCGCCGTTCCCGCATCTGATGGGCGGGTGGGCCAGAACCTGGGAAGAGATGCTTGACCGGCCCGACGGGCTTGCGATCAAACAGGTACTCGACCAGTTCATGCCCAAGAGCCAGGTGATCATTGCTCGTAAACCGCTGGATGCGGGGATGCCGGATGAGCAGTAA
- a CDS encoding Lrp/AsnC family transcriptional regulator, translating into MKLDAFDRKILAALQRNGRLSNVELADEIGLSASPCLRRVRMLEEAGVIRGYQANLDRDEVGLGLTVFVGVKVERHNDEQAEAFYTAVTALQEVISAFLVSGESDFLLQVVVPDLRAYDRFLSSCLLKLPGVSDIRSNFAIHTVKTPGALPLGHLPA; encoded by the coding sequence ATGAAACTCGACGCCTTCGATCGCAAGATTCTCGCGGCCCTGCAACGTAACGGGCGCCTGAGCAATGTCGAACTGGCGGATGAAATCGGCCTGTCGGCCTCGCCGTGCCTGCGCCGGGTGCGGATGCTGGAGGAGGCCGGGGTGATTCGCGGTTATCAGGCCAATCTCGATCGCGATGAAGTCGGGCTGGGACTGACGGTGTTTGTCGGGGTCAAGGTCGAGCGGCACAACGATGAACAGGCCGAGGCGTTTTACACCGCAGTGACGGCATTGCAGGAGGTGATTTCGGCGTTTCTGGTGTCGGGAGAGTCAGACTTTTTGCTGCAAGTGGTGGTGCCGGATTTGCGTGCGTACGATCGCTTCCTCAGCAGTTGTCTGCTGAAGCTGCCAGGCGTGAGTGACATTCGCAGCAACTTTGCCATTCACACGGTGAAGACGCCGGGGGCGTTACCGCTGGGGCATCTTCCTGCCTGA
- a CDS encoding GDP-mannose 4,6-dehydratase produces the protein MKKRLFVTGLSGFVGHHIQSRLALPDSSWELLPAASSYDLTNPHSLTDLWPQLPDAVIHLAGQTFVPEAFRDPARTLEINLLGTLNLLQALKARGFAGTFLYVSSGDVYGQVGESDLPITEQQPPCPRNPYAVSKLSAEFLSLQWGLSEGWPILVARPFNHIGSGQNPGFAIASAARQINRIKQGLQAPQLEVGDIDVTRDFLDVGDVISAYFALLEKGTPGQVYNICSGREQSIRSLIEQLGDLAEVELQLVQDPARMRRADQRRVCGSHARLTRTTGWTPEITTQQSLRAILSDWEMRVRQE, from the coding sequence TTGAAAAAGCGTCTGTTCGTCACGGGTCTCAGTGGATTCGTGGGACACCATATTCAGTCGCGTCTGGCATTGCCGGATTCGTCGTGGGAGCTGTTGCCTGCCGCTTCATCCTACGACCTCACCAATCCGCACAGCCTCACCGATCTGTGGCCGCAGTTGCCTGACGCGGTCATTCATCTGGCCGGGCAGACTTTCGTTCCCGAAGCCTTCCGCGATCCGGCACGCACACTCGAAATCAATCTGCTCGGTACGCTCAATCTGTTGCAAGCCCTCAAGGCACGCGGTTTTGCCGGCACGTTCCTGTATGTCAGTTCCGGTGACGTCTACGGCCAGGTCGGCGAAAGCGACCTGCCGATCACCGAACAGCAACCGCCCTGCCCGCGCAACCCGTACGCGGTGAGCAAGCTCTCGGCGGAATTTCTCAGCCTGCAATGGGGCCTGAGCGAAGGTTGGCCAATACTGGTCGCACGACCGTTCAATCACATCGGCAGCGGGCAAAACCCAGGCTTTGCGATTGCCAGTGCCGCGCGCCAGATCAATCGCATCAAACAGGGCCTGCAAGCACCGCAACTGGAAGTCGGCGATATCGACGTGACGCGGGATTTCCTCGATGTCGGCGATGTGATCTCGGCCTATTTCGCGCTGCTGGAAAAAGGCACACCAGGACAGGTCTACAACATCTGCTCGGGCCGTGAGCAAAGCATCCGCAGCCTGATCGAGCAGCTCGGCGATCTGGCCGAAGTCGAGCTGCAACTGGTTCAGGACCCGGCGCGCATGCGCCGCGCCGATCAGCGTCGCGTTTGCGGCAGCCACGCCAGGCTGACCCGGACCACAGGATGGACGCCTGAAATCACTACACAACAATCCCTGCGGGCGATCCTGTCCGACTGGGAGATGCGAGTACGACAAGAATGA
- a CDS encoding glycosyltransferase, which produces MNFILYSDINDSSISQNLGHPDSSYYFVLKAYHPLLEKLGRVHVVSAVAEVDPLYRQLLAAGQESVFLSFTRPQKTPIDLECPTVCVVAWEYESIPDEQWSDDPRQDWTRMLARHGRVITLSSHTAQAIRRAMGEDFPVLVLPAPLWERFAALREQHVSAPVNAGATLTVKGCIFDSRQMNLHPDNLLPKALTPEELAEIEAQLEASRPPPLTLKRRFVVARHYLRLWLLNLGHEQEPPVPRVRFLHNWYWEGIRDLVPEALHGWLGKCLPNIAGPQPVPVTVQPPPRDMPDSSLEVQTRVDGVVYVTVFRPDDGRKNWLQILSAFCAAFRDTPDATLVMKFTQSDLEAVYAHLMTPLAQLAPFSCRVVMIQGYLDDAEYARLYQAASFYVNASHCEGLCLPLMEFMACGKPVIAPDHTAMQDYIDASVAFVVGSSVEVCTWPHDPRMLFRAHRHRPDWGSLKKAYENSYRMAKTQPEDYQRMSLAAAERMRDYCATPALQKRAADFFGPPSPVGNTAQVTDNASC; this is translated from the coding sequence ATGAACTTCATTCTTTACTCGGACATCAACGACAGTTCCATCAGCCAGAATCTGGGGCATCCCGATTCCAGTTATTACTTTGTGCTGAAAGCCTATCACCCGTTGCTCGAAAAACTCGGGCGAGTTCACGTGGTGAGTGCTGTGGCCGAGGTCGATCCGCTCTACCGGCAATTGCTCGCCGCGGGTCAGGAGAGTGTTTTCCTCTCGTTCACCCGACCCCAGAAAACCCCTATCGATCTGGAGTGCCCCACCGTCTGCGTTGTGGCGTGGGAGTACGAGTCGATCCCTGATGAACAGTGGAGCGACGATCCACGGCAGGACTGGACGCGCATGCTGGCCAGACACGGTCGCGTGATCACACTGTCCAGCCATACGGCCCAGGCGATTCGTCGCGCCATGGGCGAAGACTTCCCGGTGTTGGTTTTGCCGGCACCCCTGTGGGAACGCTTTGCAGCGCTTCGCGAGCAGCACGTCAGCGCGCCGGTCAATGCGGGTGCGACGTTGACGGTCAAAGGTTGCATCTTTGATTCCCGCCAGATGAACCTGCACCCGGACAATCTGCTGCCCAAGGCGCTGACACCGGAGGAACTGGCGGAAATCGAAGCACAGCTGGAGGCCTCGCGTCCTCCACCGCTGACCTTGAAGCGGCGCTTTGTCGTTGCCCGGCATTACTTGCGCTTGTGGCTACTGAATCTGGGCCACGAGCAAGAACCGCCGGTGCCGCGCGTCAGGTTCCTGCATAACTGGTACTGGGAAGGGATTCGCGACCTGGTTCCGGAGGCGTTGCATGGCTGGCTTGGCAAATGTCTGCCCAATATCGCCGGCCCGCAACCTGTGCCTGTGACGGTTCAACCGCCGCCGCGGGACATGCCGGACAGTTCATTAGAGGTTCAAACCCGTGTGGACGGTGTGGTCTACGTGACGGTGTTCCGCCCCGACGACGGGCGCAAGAACTGGCTGCAGATCCTGAGCGCTTTTTGCGCGGCGTTCCGTGACACCCCCGACGCCACACTGGTGATGAAATTCACTCAGAGCGATCTGGAGGCGGTCTACGCACACCTGATGACGCCGCTGGCGCAACTGGCACCCTTTTCCTGCCGGGTCGTGATGATTCAGGGCTATCTGGATGATGCTGAATATGCGCGGCTCTACCAGGCGGCGAGTTTTTACGTCAACGCTTCGCATTGTGAAGGCCTGTGCCTGCCGCTGATGGAGTTCATGGCGTGCGGCAAACCGGTGATCGCCCCCGATCACACGGCGATGCAGGATTACATCGACGCGTCTGTGGCGTTCGTGGTCGGCTCCAGCGTCGAGGTGTGCACCTGGCCCCATGACCCGCGAATGCTCTTTCGCGCACATCGTCATCGACCGGATTGGGGATCGTTGAAAAAGGCCTACGAAAACAGTTACCGGATGGCCAAGACGCAGCCTGAGGACTATCAGCGCATGTCGCTGGCGGCCGCCGAACGCATGCGGGATTACTGCGCAACACCGGCTCTGCAAAAGCGTGCTGCGGATTTTTTCGGGCCGCCGTCACCGGTCGGCAACACTGCCCAGGTTACGGATAACGCCTCATGCTGA
- a CDS encoding acyltransferase yields the protein MSSKRIMDIEVLRAIAVLGVLFHHLSGNLFSDPVPLLDSIHAWAQPWWGVDLFFAISGFVIARSLIPALRSCSSRQEYWEQTRNFWLRRAFRLLPSAWLWLALVLLLCVFFNRSGAFGTVHANLQATLAGVLQYANFRFADAFFRYEYGSSFVYWSLALEEQFYLLFPLLILLCRKHLVWVLLALVAVQLLMVRTPLLMVVRTDALALGVLLAMWSVQASYRRLQPTFLSRPWAGTSVLIVLGLLMSYLATDPFSASHYRIGAIAILSAVLVWIASYNRDYLLPAGRLQRLMAWVGSRSYGIYLIHIPVYFLVREVIFRLQSAGLPSPAGHPIVTLLFAFGLIVLLSELNYRCIEMPMRNRGTALVKRLATSRANVASSEVTS from the coding sequence ATGAGCAGTAAAAGAATCATGGACATCGAGGTGCTGCGCGCCATCGCAGTGCTTGGGGTGCTGTTTCATCACTTGTCCGGCAATCTGTTTAGCGATCCTGTGCCGCTGCTCGACTCCATTCATGCCTGGGCGCAGCCGTGGTGGGGAGTGGATCTGTTTTTCGCCATTTCCGGATTCGTTATTGCCCGCAGTCTGATTCCAGCGCTGCGCAGTTGCAGCAGCCGGCAGGAATATTGGGAGCAAACGCGTAACTTCTGGTTGCGTCGAGCATTTCGCCTGCTGCCATCGGCCTGGTTGTGGCTGGCGCTGGTGCTGCTGCTGTGCGTGTTTTTCAACCGCTCCGGGGCATTCGGCACGGTACACGCCAACCTGCAGGCCACGCTCGCGGGGGTATTGCAGTACGCCAATTTCCGCTTTGCCGATGCGTTCTTTCGCTACGAGTACGGCAGCAGTTTTGTCTACTGGAGTCTGGCGCTGGAGGAGCAGTTCTACCTGCTCTTTCCGCTGCTGATCCTGCTGTGCCGCAAACATCTGGTGTGGGTGTTGCTGGCGCTGGTTGCGGTGCAACTGTTGATGGTGCGCACGCCGCTGCTGATGGTTGTTCGGACCGACGCGCTGGCCCTTGGCGTGCTGCTGGCAATGTGGAGTGTGCAAGCGAGCTATCGACGCTTGCAGCCGACGTTTCTCAGTCGTCCCTGGGCCGGAACTTCAGTGCTGATCGTCCTCGGCTTGCTGATGAGTTATCTGGCCACCGACCCTTTTTCTGCAAGTCACTATCGCATCGGCGCTATCGCGATACTCAGTGCAGTGCTGGTGTGGATCGCCTCATACAACAGGGATTATCTGCTGCCCGCCGGACGCCTGCAGCGGTTGATGGCGTGGGTGGGCAGTCGTTCCTACGGCATCTACCTGATCCACATTCCGGTGTATTTCCTGGTGCGCGAAGTGATTTTCCGTTTGCAGAGTGCAGGCCTGCCGAGCCCGGCGGGACACCCGATCGTGACCTTGTTGTTTGCCTTCGGCCTGATCGTATTGCTCAGCGAGCTGAATTATCGCTGCATCGAAATGCCCATGCGCAACCGTGGCACCGCATTGGTGAAACGCCTCGCAACGTCCCGAGCGAACGTAGCCTCTTCTGAAGTGACGTCCTGA
- a CDS encoding ABC transporter permease, which translates to MLLSLYRSLHEYRSFILGSVQREFQARYRNSLFGALWPIFNPLSMIIVYTVIFSHIMRARLPGVDDSMAYSIYLCAGLLAWGLFSEITLRSQNMFLDNANLLKKISFPRVCLPVIVLLNAGINFAIIIGLFLGFLLVTGRWPGMVVLALVPLVALQMMLCAGLGMVLGVLNVFFRDVGQLFGICLQFWFWLTPIVYPINILPPWLQSLLQFNPLTNLIASYQNLFVYGQWPLWSSLLPTLVIGAVFCAIGLRLFRQRVGEMVDEL; encoded by the coding sequence ATGCTGCTTTCCCTATACCGCTCGCTGCATGAATACCGAAGTTTCATCCTCGGCAGCGTGCAGCGAGAGTTTCAAGCGCGTTACCGCAATTCGCTGTTCGGCGCGCTGTGGCCGATCTTCAATCCGCTGTCGATGATCATCGTTTACACCGTGATCTTTTCCCACATCATGCGCGCGCGCTTGCCCGGTGTGGACGACAGCATGGCCTACAGCATTTACCTGTGCGCCGGACTGCTCGCGTGGGGGCTGTTTTCGGAAATCACCTTGCGCAGCCAGAACATGTTTCTGGACAACGCCAACCTGCTGAAAAAAATCAGTTTCCCCAGAGTCTGTCTGCCGGTGATAGTGCTGCTCAATGCCGGGATCAATTTCGCCATCATCATCGGCTTGTTTCTCGGCTTTCTGCTCGTCACCGGACGCTGGCCGGGCATGGTAGTGCTGGCGCTGGTGCCGCTGGTTGCCCTGCAAATGATGCTCTGCGCGGGTCTGGGCATGGTGCTGGGCGTACTCAACGTATTCTTTCGTGATGTCGGCCAGCTCTTCGGCATCTGCCTGCAATTCTGGTTCTGGCTGACACCGATCGTTTACCCCATCAACATATTGCCGCCGTGGCTACAGAGCCTGCTGCAATTCAACCCGCTGACCAACCTGATCGCCAGCTACCAGAATCTGTTCGTCTACGGCCAGTGGCCGCTCTGGAGTTCGCTGCTGCCGACGTTGGTGATCGGCGCGGTGTTCTGCGCCATCGGTCTGCGCCTGTTCCGCCAACGGGTCGGTGAAATGGTGGATGAGCTCTGA